The Corallococcus exiguus genome has a window encoding:
- a CDS encoding FTR1 family protein: MKHAASLTLCLLLALSSSARAEAPATDEGRTWHRLVGILQYLQADYPAAVSSQSEFELTEQKSFAAEALSAAKDLGPAAATFVPRVEAIQARVNEAKDPEGVSRDCGELVESLVLAGGLARSPRVAPDLEHGKKLFQANCTACHGVEGKADVAIAANMEPRPANFHDPELMEDGLTPYKAFNTTSFGVPGTAMPAFPTLTEDDRWSLAFFVFTLRQPPCQGEPPNVSLERLATSTDAELAKTFGADKVACLRQNMPDADEEKVLLNARAAVGHAMRMGAEGDYVGAKNALLDAYLNGLEPVEPKLRGRDPELTQKLEEAFMQARLAAERKSPHLQDEGRELLSLLDQARKTTGSTTDLLSVAWLTLLILLREGFEATIIVTALLAALKKMKAMDQVRVVHAGWVSALIAGALAYIVGRKLLAGAQREWLEGITALVAVGMLLYAALWLNARANVSHFMGELRQKMQGALGRGSTVGLFVIAFTSVLRESFETAIFLQGLAVDSAAGVVWGVVGGIVALAVLVLFINRMGYRLPMKTLFNLSTVVMVVTAVMLLGKGIHSLQEVGALPLVPVRFIYVDMLGLYPDALSLVPQALLAVAPLVYRALRRRPREETPTSGDSATPTQPLR, from the coding sequence GTGAAACACGCCGCCTCCCTCACGTTGTGCCTGCTGCTCGCGCTGTCCTCTTCTGCCCGGGCTGAAGCTCCGGCCACCGACGAGGGGCGCACCTGGCACCGGCTGGTGGGCATCCTCCAGTACCTCCAGGCGGACTATCCGGCGGCGGTGTCGTCGCAGTCGGAGTTCGAGCTGACGGAGCAGAAGAGCTTCGCGGCGGAGGCACTGTCAGCGGCGAAGGACCTGGGCCCGGCGGCGGCCACGTTCGTGCCCCGCGTGGAGGCCATCCAGGCGCGCGTCAACGAGGCGAAGGACCCGGAGGGCGTGAGCCGCGACTGCGGTGAGCTGGTGGAGAGCCTGGTGCTGGCGGGTGGCCTGGCGCGCAGCCCTCGCGTGGCTCCGGACCTGGAGCACGGCAAGAAGCTGTTCCAGGCCAACTGCACGGCGTGCCACGGCGTGGAGGGCAAGGCGGACGTGGCCATCGCGGCCAACATGGAGCCTCGGCCGGCGAACTTCCACGACCCGGAGCTGATGGAGGACGGGCTCACGCCTTACAAGGCCTTCAACACCACCAGCTTCGGCGTGCCCGGCACGGCGATGCCGGCCTTCCCCACGCTCACCGAGGACGACCGCTGGTCGCTGGCCTTCTTCGTCTTCACCCTGCGCCAGCCGCCGTGCCAGGGCGAGCCGCCCAACGTGTCGCTGGAGCGGCTGGCCACGTCCACGGACGCGGAGCTGGCGAAGACGTTCGGCGCGGACAAGGTGGCGTGCCTGCGCCAGAACATGCCGGACGCGGACGAGGAGAAGGTGCTGCTCAACGCGCGCGCGGCGGTGGGCCACGCGATGCGCATGGGCGCGGAGGGCGACTACGTGGGCGCGAAGAACGCGCTCCTGGACGCGTACCTCAACGGCCTGGAGCCGGTGGAGCCCAAGCTGCGCGGGCGCGATCCGGAGCTCACCCAGAAGCTGGAAGAGGCCTTCATGCAGGCGCGGCTCGCCGCGGAGCGCAAGAGCCCGCACCTTCAAGACGAGGGGCGTGAACTGCTGTCGCTGTTGGACCAGGCGCGAAAGACGACCGGGAGCACCACGGACCTACTGTCCGTGGCGTGGCTCACGCTGCTCATCCTGCTGCGTGAAGGCTTCGAGGCGACCATCATCGTCACGGCGCTGCTGGCCGCGCTGAAGAAGATGAAGGCCATGGACCAGGTGCGCGTGGTGCACGCGGGCTGGGTGTCCGCGCTCATCGCGGGTGCCCTCGCGTACATCGTGGGCCGCAAGCTGCTGGCGGGCGCGCAGCGCGAGTGGCTGGAGGGAATTACCGCGCTGGTGGCGGTGGGCATGCTGCTGTACGCGGCGCTGTGGCTCAACGCGCGCGCCAACGTGAGCCACTTCATGGGCGAGCTGCGCCAGAAGATGCAGGGCGCGCTGGGCCGGGGCAGCACGGTGGGCCTGTTCGTCATCGCGTTCACGTCCGTGCTGCGTGAGAGCTTCGAGACGGCCATCTTCCTCCAGGGCCTGGCGGTGGACTCCGCGGCGGGCGTGGTCTGGGGCGTGGTGGGCGGCATCGTGGCCCTGGCGGTGCTGGTGCTCTTCATCAACCGCATGGGCTACCGGCTGCCCATGAAGACGCTCTTCAACCTCTCCACGGTGGTGATGGTGGTGACGGCGGTGATGCTGCTGGGCAAGGGCATCCACTCGTTGCAGGAGGTAGGCGCGCTGCCGCTGGTGCCGGTGCGCTTCATCTACGTGGACATGCTGGGCCTGTATCCGGATGCGCTGTCGTTGGTGCCGCAGGCGCTGCTGGCCGTGGCGCCGCTCGTCTACCGGGCCCTGCGCCGCCGCCCTCGCGAGGAGACGCCCACTTCCGGTGACAGCGCGACGCCGACGCAGCCCTTGCGGTAG
- a CDS encoding GlsB/YeaQ/YmgE family stress response membrane protein: protein MKRTRLSTLLALLLVSGLASAQETPAEPAQVPAGSLTPPPLVGAPDEDVPPPPDVTQGDEVPTRTSVPSQALPSVKSAPPAAKDPVPRVAVEVLSGTAGGVVGATVLGSVGYLLGSATVGCDECLVMAVAGAAAGGIIGIPVGTYAGGRFMGGRGRVGATVAGSMVGWGATFLALTLVNSGGTEAPPALNAALFILPVVGASAGFELSNANALRQEAAMQAAPAPTVRLMPVATYSSKGPHLGLMGSF from the coding sequence GTGAAGCGCACACGTCTGTCCACACTTCTCGCCCTGCTGCTCGTGTCGGGCCTGGCCTCCGCCCAGGAGACCCCGGCCGAGCCGGCACAGGTTCCCGCCGGGAGCCTCACGCCCCCACCGCTGGTGGGCGCGCCGGACGAGGACGTGCCTCCGCCCCCGGACGTCACCCAGGGTGACGAGGTCCCGACGCGCACCTCCGTCCCCTCCCAGGCGCTGCCTTCCGTGAAGTCCGCGCCGCCCGCCGCGAAGGACCCGGTGCCGCGCGTGGCGGTGGAGGTGCTGAGCGGCACGGCGGGCGGCGTCGTGGGCGCGACGGTGCTGGGCTCGGTGGGGTACCTGCTGGGGTCCGCCACGGTGGGCTGTGACGAGTGCCTGGTGATGGCCGTCGCGGGCGCCGCGGCGGGAGGCATCATCGGCATCCCGGTGGGCACCTACGCGGGCGGCCGGTTCATGGGCGGGCGCGGCCGCGTGGGCGCGACGGTGGCCGGGAGCATGGTGGGCTGGGGCGCGACGTTCCTGGCGCTCACGCTGGTGAACAGCGGAGGCACGGAGGCGCCGCCGGCCCTCAACGCCGCCCTCTTCATCCTGCCGGTGGTGGGCGCGAGCGCTGGCTTCGAACTGTCCAATGCCAATGCCCTGCGCCAGGAGGCCGCGATGCAGGCAGCCCCCGCTCCGACCGTGCGCCTGATGCCCGTGGCCACCTACAGCAGCAAGGGCCCGCACCTGGGCCTGATGGGCAGCTTCTAG
- a CDS encoding MBL fold metallo-hydrolase, giving the protein MSEPLPGMGLFAPHTPVEPRPSSVVILYRRMHASVEVFWVKRERALTFAGGFYAFPGGKLDKDDHDVPVQGAQGEEAALRSAAARELFEEAGVLVAEGARALSPEALEEGRAGLLAGTVKWSEWLTRHTLSLRAEDLKPAGRWVTPPAIPVRFDTRFYLVELPEGAAASIIPGELTEGAWIRPEDALSRWSDGTALLHPPAQHALQVLSDFTNEADARAKLSTPPYCPGYVAQRIEFQRGVRVVALETPTLPPATHTNAYVLGTGDLLIVDPGSSDVKQYAKLLSLVAGLKAEGARPVAVVLTHHHGDHVGGALAVKERLGIPLWCHARTADRLDFPVERLLEDGEVLNLDGPMVQRWHVLHTPGHARGHLCLVDSRSKAAIVGDMVASVGSIVIDPPEGNMVEYLTQLKRLRDWPVTTLYPAHGSPVPDGPGKLNEYLRHRAQREALILEAVPATGATLAEVVATAYADTPPLLHPVAERSALASLEKLVAEGRVREESFTWFRVGA; this is encoded by the coding sequence ATGAGCGAGCCCCTTCCTGGCATGGGCCTCTTCGCGCCCCACACTCCCGTGGAGCCCCGGCCCTCCTCGGTGGTCATCCTCTACCGGCGCATGCACGCCAGCGTGGAGGTGTTCTGGGTGAAGCGCGAGCGCGCGCTCACCTTCGCGGGCGGTTTCTATGCCTTCCCCGGCGGCAAGCTGGACAAGGACGACCACGACGTCCCCGTGCAGGGCGCCCAGGGAGAAGAGGCCGCGCTGCGCTCCGCCGCGGCGCGCGAGCTGTTCGAGGAGGCGGGCGTGCTGGTGGCGGAAGGCGCGCGTGCGCTGTCTCCGGAGGCGCTGGAGGAGGGGCGTGCGGGGCTGCTCGCGGGCACGGTGAAGTGGAGCGAGTGGCTGACGCGCCACACGCTGTCCCTGCGCGCGGAGGACCTCAAGCCCGCGGGGCGCTGGGTGACGCCGCCGGCCATCCCGGTGCGCTTCGACACGCGCTTCTACCTGGTGGAGCTGCCGGAGGGCGCGGCGGCGAGCATCATCCCGGGCGAGCTGACGGAGGGCGCGTGGATCCGCCCGGAGGACGCGCTGTCTCGCTGGAGCGACGGCACGGCGCTGCTGCATCCGCCCGCGCAACACGCGTTGCAGGTGCTGTCGGATTTCACGAACGAAGCGGACGCGCGCGCGAAGCTGAGCACGCCGCCGTACTGCCCGGGCTACGTGGCCCAGCGCATCGAGTTCCAGCGCGGCGTGCGCGTGGTGGCGCTGGAGACGCCCACGCTGCCTCCGGCGACGCACACCAACGCATACGTGCTGGGCACGGGCGACCTGCTCATCGTGGACCCGGGTTCGTCGGACGTGAAGCAGTACGCGAAGCTGCTGTCGCTGGTGGCGGGCCTGAAGGCGGAGGGCGCTCGTCCGGTGGCGGTGGTGCTCACCCACCACCACGGCGACCACGTGGGCGGGGCGCTCGCGGTGAAGGAGCGGCTGGGCATTCCGCTCTGGTGCCATGCGCGCACGGCGGACCGGTTGGACTTCCCGGTGGAGCGGCTGCTGGAGGACGGCGAGGTGCTGAACCTGGACGGGCCGATGGTGCAGCGCTGGCACGTGCTGCACACGCCGGGGCACGCGCGTGGGCACCTGTGCCTGGTGGATTCGCGCAGCAAGGCGGCCATCGTGGGCGACATGGTGGCGAGCGTGGGCTCCATCGTCATCGACCCGCCGGAGGGCAACATGGTGGAGTACCTCACGCAGCTGAAGCGACTGCGTGACTGGCCCGTCACCACGCTGTACCCCGCGCACGGGTCTCCAGTGCCGGATGGCCCGGGCAAGCTGAACGAGTACCTGCGTCACCGCGCCCAGCGCGAGGCCCTCATCCTGGAGGCCGTACCCGCGACGGGCGCGACGCTCGCGGAGGTGGTGGCCACGGCCTACGCGGACACGCCGCCCCTGCTGCATCCGGTGGCGGAGCGCAGCGCCCTGGCCTCGCTGGAGAAGCTGGTGGCGGAGGGCCGCGTGCGCGAGGAGTCCTTCACCTGGTTCCGCGTCGGGGCTTAG
- a CDS encoding HD domain-containing protein, with protein sequence MRIRDPIHGVIPVSDPEKAVIDSRFYQRLRYVRQLGFGDMAFPGATHTRHAHCLGAMFVASRVFNAVASRSDLPDDVREHFCTAVRLAVLCHDLGHMPLSHASERIAPRRSLLRLPGWLDSVAEGEQATHEDYTAKLLLDSSLTEIIQKEFGSRGITPMAAVALITGAKPPKDPGFTYKGVDWTPLLRAIVSGELDADRMDYLLRDSFYTGVNYGRYDMDWIVSNLNPAVKDGRAVLALSRAAAFAFEDFLLSRYHMFVSVYLHHTSVNFDHMLRRYYEETPGEFEIPHDPEAFLLCDDAALWYTLRRSKNRWAERISRRQGFKLLAQFTERDTGYDLEVLNSALTSGGFEHYTVLSKGALSKYVGSSGAGGNPGLFILDVSTGRLTEVARYTPLYQRYSGAVRLTRLYVRPDQAERAREMMGRLLGQTTQS encoded by the coding sequence ATGCGGATTCGCGACCCCATCCACGGCGTCATCCCGGTGAGCGACCCGGAGAAGGCCGTCATCGACAGTCGCTTCTACCAACGTCTTCGCTACGTCCGGCAGCTGGGCTTCGGGGACATGGCCTTCCCCGGCGCCACCCACACCCGCCATGCCCACTGCCTGGGCGCCATGTTCGTCGCCTCGCGCGTCTTCAACGCCGTGGCCAGCCGCTCCGACCTGCCGGACGATGTGCGTGAACATTTCTGCACCGCCGTGCGCCTGGCGGTCCTCTGCCACGACCTGGGCCACATGCCCCTGTCGCACGCGTCCGAGCGCATCGCGCCCCGGCGGTCGCTGCTGCGGCTGCCTGGTTGGCTGGACTCCGTGGCGGAAGGGGAGCAGGCGACCCACGAGGACTACACGGCGAAGCTGCTCCTGGACAGCTCGCTGACGGAGATCATCCAGAAGGAGTTCGGCTCGCGCGGCATCACCCCCATGGCGGCGGTGGCGCTGATTACCGGTGCGAAGCCTCCCAAGGATCCAGGCTTCACGTACAAGGGCGTGGACTGGACGCCGCTCTTGCGCGCCATCGTCTCTGGTGAGCTGGACGCGGACCGGATGGACTATCTGCTGCGCGACTCGTTCTACACGGGCGTGAACTACGGCCGGTATGACATGGATTGGATCGTCTCCAACCTGAACCCGGCGGTGAAGGATGGCAGGGCGGTGCTGGCCCTGTCGCGCGCGGCGGCGTTCGCGTTCGAGGACTTCCTGCTCAGCCGCTACCACATGTTCGTGTCGGTGTACCTGCACCACACGTCAGTGAACTTCGACCACATGCTGCGCCGGTACTACGAGGAGACGCCCGGCGAGTTCGAGATTCCCCACGACCCGGAGGCCTTCCTCCTCTGCGACGACGCGGCGCTCTGGTACACGCTGCGCCGTTCGAAGAACCGGTGGGCGGAGCGCATCAGCCGCCGCCAGGGCTTCAAGCTGCTGGCGCAGTTCACGGAGCGCGACACCGGCTACGACCTGGAGGTGCTCAACAGCGCGCTCACCAGCGGCGGCTTCGAGCACTACACCGTGCTGTCCAAGGGAGCGCTCAGCAAGTACGTGGGGTCCTCCGGGGCAGGCGGCAACCCGGGGTTGTTCATCCTGGATGTGTCCACGGGGCGGCTGACGGAGGTGGCGCGCTACACGCCGCTCTACCAGCGCTACAGTGGCGCGGTGCGACTGACGCGGCTCTACGTCCGGCCAGACCAGGCGGAGCGGGCGCGCGAGATGATGGGCCGGCTGCTCGGCCAGACGACGCAATCCTGA
- a CDS encoding D-alanine--D-alanine ligase family protein, whose amino-acid sequence MHIILLHNRDHDLLEDDPGREAREDVVRVAESLAHALSRDGVVAEPLAIEGDKLDFVEALRFLQPDLVVNLCESLAADSRGEMAVPCLLDALGLPYTGSSALSLGLALHKPKAKDILRAHGVSTPASFVVRKREDALAVDLPWPLIVKPAREDASVGMDFDSVVTERSALVRACESVLRTFHQPALVEQFIQGREIYVPLLGNSPRQALPLTEIHFGRAFDGRPNIVSYRAKWEAESPEYRDSPTGPCRLDAVQEARCIQTALEAFAALDCQDYGRVDLRVSPEGVPYVIDINPNCDLHPGAGYAKAAQAAGMDYATLASRLVEVALERAHGNPHTRKKGPGTARRVDPANRNLLAGGAGLRHRAG is encoded by the coding sequence ATGCACATCATCCTGCTGCACAATCGTGACCACGACCTCCTCGAGGACGACCCCGGGCGCGAAGCCCGCGAGGACGTGGTCCGGGTGGCCGAGAGCCTGGCCCACGCGCTCAGCCGGGACGGCGTGGTCGCCGAGCCGCTCGCCATCGAAGGAGACAAGCTGGACTTCGTGGAGGCCCTGCGCTTCCTCCAGCCCGACCTCGTGGTGAACCTCTGCGAGTCGCTGGCCGCGGACAGCCGCGGAGAGATGGCCGTCCCCTGCCTGCTGGACGCGCTGGGCCTGCCGTACACCGGCTCGTCCGCCCTGTCGCTGGGGCTGGCGCTGCACAAGCCCAAGGCCAAGGACATCCTGCGCGCCCACGGCGTCTCCACCCCCGCCTCCTTCGTGGTGCGCAAGCGAGAGGACGCTCTGGCGGTGGACCTGCCGTGGCCCCTCATCGTGAAGCCCGCGCGCGAGGACGCCAGCGTGGGCATGGACTTCGACTCCGTGGTGACGGAGCGCTCGGCGCTCGTGCGGGCGTGCGAGTCCGTGCTGCGCACCTTCCACCAGCCCGCGCTGGTGGAGCAGTTCATCCAGGGGCGGGAAATCTACGTGCCCCTGCTCGGCAACAGCCCGCGTCAGGCGCTGCCGCTCACGGAGATCCACTTCGGTCGCGCGTTCGACGGCCGGCCGAACATCGTGTCGTACCGGGCCAAGTGGGAGGCGGAGTCACCGGAGTACCGGGACTCGCCCACGGGGCCCTGCCGGCTCGACGCAGTGCAGGAAGCGCGTTGCATCCAGACGGCGTTGGAAGCATTTGCAGCGCTGGATTGCCAGGACTATGGACGCGTGGACCTTCGGGTGTCGCCCGAGGGTGTGCCGTACGTCATCGACATCAACCCCAACTGCGACCTTCACCCGGGCGCGGGGTACGCGAAGGCGGCGCAGGCCGCCGGCATGGACTACGCGACCCTGGCCTCGCGACTCGTGGAGGTCGCTCTCGAAAGAGCCCATGGAAATCCGCACACTCGAAAGAAAGGACCGGGAACCGCTCGCCGCGTTGATCCGGCGAATCGAAACCTTCTCGCAGGAGGAGCAGGACTGCGCCATCGAGCTGGTTGA
- a CDS encoding GNAT family N-acetyltransferase, whose translation MIRRIETFSQEEQDCAIELVDTALTAGNRDYSILVADRGQDGGGLVGYCCYGPTPMTEHAFDLYWIASAPEVRGQGIGAQLVSSMEGDLRRRKARLIRVETSATEAYGPTRGFYASMKYGEEARLRDFYKQGDDLIILTKRL comes from the coding sequence TTGATCCGGCGAATCGAAACCTTCTCGCAGGAGGAGCAGGACTGCGCCATCGAGCTGGTTGACACCGCGCTCACCGCGGGCAACCGGGACTACTCCATCCTCGTGGCGGACCGCGGGCAGGACGGCGGCGGGCTGGTGGGCTACTGCTGCTACGGCCCCACGCCGATGACGGAGCACGCGTTCGACCTGTATTGGATTGCCTCCGCGCCGGAAGTTCGCGGCCAGGGCATTGGCGCGCAGCTGGTGTCCTCCATGGAGGGCGACCTGCGCCGCCGCAAGGCGCGGCTCATCCGCGTGGAGACGAGCGCCACGGAGGCCTACGGCCCCACGCGCGGCTTCTACGCGTCCATGAAGTACGGCGAGGAAGCGCGCCTGCGCGACTTCTACAAGCAGGGTGACGACCTCATCATCCTGACCAAGCGCCTGTAG
- a CDS encoding transglutaminase-like domain-containing protein, which translates to MRRTRLGLLSLLALLTGAPSAAWAQAPALKNQVKAAAAKAQAKTSQAPQAQELSDALKAPRPKGGEYFGLYLMDKKVGWFFTDLTVLPGNKAQSINELIFKAQVGTRVSERVHREVRVYEAKPGGKLLSFTVTQKGDGGDNELVGTVTGDSLRVVRKRPGQPDEVLKPMPLPKETVEDADQARVALLRGQKVEGSTLDGTDLETYRTVTTVEAPEEQMLGGVKVKLSRVSTLSDKEKVPVAAFLTSDGKMVRVDFGQTMQARAESESVAKRMDLVEVFGLTRVVLPKPLPAKAREIPGQVKLVMKNLPEKFQQDTYRQKYQRLPDGRVEVTLLAAPPSPKGRAARPVADPDKGENLKSTLAVEADAPAIKAQAKSIIREEKDAYTAARMLSAWVYSNLQKDYGASADRATDVLRQKKGDCTEHSLLTVAMLRASGIPARRVDGVIYMVNSDGVPALYWHEWVEAFVGEWTQLDPTFNQPVADATHFYVGYEGNAEITPLIGSLQVTDVK; encoded by the coding sequence ATGCGACGCACCCGTCTGGGATTGTTGAGCCTGCTCGCCCTGCTGACAGGGGCGCCCTCCGCGGCCTGGGCCCAGGCCCCCGCACTGAAGAACCAGGTGAAGGCCGCGGCGGCCAAGGCGCAGGCGAAGACGTCCCAGGCCCCGCAGGCCCAGGAGCTCTCCGACGCGCTGAAGGCCCCGCGCCCCAAGGGCGGCGAGTACTTCGGCCTGTACCTGATGGACAAGAAGGTGGGTTGGTTCTTCACCGACCTGACGGTGCTGCCGGGCAACAAGGCGCAGAGCATCAACGAGCTCATCTTCAAGGCGCAGGTGGGCACGCGCGTGTCGGAGCGCGTGCACCGCGAGGTGCGCGTCTACGAAGCGAAGCCGGGCGGCAAGCTGCTGTCCTTCACCGTCACGCAGAAGGGCGACGGCGGGGACAACGAGCTGGTGGGCACGGTGACGGGGGATTCCCTGCGCGTGGTGCGCAAGCGCCCGGGCCAGCCGGATGAAGTGCTCAAGCCCATGCCGCTGCCGAAGGAGACGGTGGAGGACGCGGACCAGGCGCGCGTGGCGCTGCTTCGTGGCCAGAAGGTGGAGGGCTCGACGCTGGACGGCACGGACCTGGAGACCTACCGCACCGTCACCACGGTGGAGGCGCCCGAGGAGCAGATGCTGGGCGGCGTGAAGGTGAAGCTGTCGCGGGTGAGCACGCTGTCGGACAAGGAGAAGGTGCCGGTGGCGGCCTTCCTGACGTCGGACGGCAAGATGGTGCGGGTGGACTTCGGCCAGACGATGCAGGCGCGGGCCGAGTCCGAGTCCGTCGCGAAGCGGATGGACCTGGTGGAGGTGTTCGGCCTCACGCGCGTGGTGCTGCCCAAGCCGCTGCCCGCGAAGGCGCGCGAGATTCCCGGCCAGGTGAAGCTGGTGATGAAAAACCTGCCGGAGAAGTTCCAGCAGGACACGTACCGGCAGAAGTACCAGCGGCTGCCGGACGGCCGCGTGGAGGTGACGCTGCTGGCGGCGCCGCCTTCGCCCAAGGGCCGCGCGGCCCGGCCGGTGGCGGACCCCGACAAGGGGGAGAACCTCAAGTCCACGCTCGCGGTGGAGGCGGACGCGCCGGCCATCAAGGCGCAGGCCAAGAGCATCATCCGCGAGGAGAAGGACGCGTACACGGCGGCGCGGATGTTGTCCGCGTGGGTGTACAGCAACCTGCAGAAGGACTACGGCGCCAGCGCGGACCGGGCCACGGACGTGCTGCGCCAGAAGAAGGGCGACTGCACGGAGCACTCGCTGCTCACGGTGGCGATGCTGCGCGCGTCCGGCATCCCCGCCCGCCGCGTGGACGGCGTCATCTACATGGTGAACTCCGACGGCGTGCCCGCGCTGTACTGGCACGAGTGGGTGGAGGCTTTCGTGGGCGAGTGGACCCAGTTGGATCCGACCTTCAACCAGCCCGTCGCGGACGCCACCCACTTCTACGTGGGCTACGAGGGGAACGCGGAGATCACGCCCCTCATCGGTTCGCTCCAGGTCACGGACGTGAAGTAG